In one window of Streptomyces griseus subsp. griseus DNA:
- a CDS encoding lipase family alpha/beta hydrolase, translating into MAKLRTFLTVLLLSVLASTTLTTTASAETAPSSGWNDWSCRPSNTHPEPVVLVHGMGANHWDNFLTLAPTLRANGYCVYSQTYGKTLLGGLAGGLAPMADSAAELSTFVDRVRAATGTSKVDIVGHSEGTTVPAYYMKYLGGAAKVDDFVGFGSNYKGTTLNGLATLAEALKLQGLLTGVGCGACTDYLPGSAFLAELNDGPVAVPGPTYTSIVTRYDTVVTPYTSGLLAPAPNVTNIVLQDRCGLDFAGHLGLAIDPNVAQLVLNRLDPEGAKPFRCRPFTTLGI; encoded by the coding sequence ATGGCAAAGCTCCGCACGTTCCTGACAGTTCTTCTGCTGTCCGTCCTCGCCTCGACCACCCTCACGACGACGGCCTCGGCCGAGACGGCCCCGTCGTCGGGATGGAACGACTGGTCCTGCCGTCCCAGCAACACACACCCCGAGCCCGTGGTGCTCGTCCACGGCATGGGCGCCAACCACTGGGACAACTTCCTGACGCTGGCGCCGACGCTCCGCGCGAACGGCTACTGCGTCTACTCGCAGACGTACGGCAAGACCCTGCTCGGCGGCTTGGCCGGCGGGCTCGCGCCGATGGCCGACAGTGCCGCCGAACTGAGCACGTTCGTCGACCGCGTGCGCGCCGCGACGGGAACGTCGAAGGTCGACATCGTCGGCCATTCCGAGGGCACCACCGTCCCCGCCTACTACATGAAGTACCTGGGCGGCGCCGCGAAGGTCGACGACTTCGTCGGCTTCGGTTCCAACTACAAGGGCACCACTCTCAACGGCCTCGCGACGCTCGCCGAGGCGCTGAAGCTGCAGGGCCTGCTGACCGGTGTGGGCTGCGGGGCCTGCACGGACTACCTGCCCGGCTCGGCCTTCCTCGCCGAACTCAACGACGGACCCGTCGCCGTACCCGGGCCGACGTACACCAGCATCGTGACCCGCTACGACACGGTGGTCACCCCGTACACCAGCGGACTGCTCGCCCCCGCGCCCAACGTGACGAACATCGTGCTCCAGGACAGGTGCGGGCTGGACTTCGCCGGCCACCTCGGCCTGGCGATCGACCCGAACGTCGCCCAGCTCGTCCTGAACCGCCTCGACCCGGAGGGCGCCAAGCCTTTCCGGTGCCGCCCCTTCACCACCCTCGGCATCTGA
- a CDS encoding TetR/AcrR family transcriptional regulator, producing the protein MDAALELFSAQGYQDTSIEQICKQAYVGTKSFYEVFTGKEDLYLALLDRIVMDVTGRLTAALDALRDDEDGTEAARRLIRHFADAFVDDVRVARVTFGEGRAVTPLAEAHRRTNRRWAASFVETVWQRLGLPAGPQAHVVAMGLIGGLFDIIADWLLDGDTARPDDRADLQAGLDRFYTVISAGLTTSS; encoded by the coding sequence TTGGACGCGGCGCTGGAGCTGTTCTCCGCGCAGGGGTACCAGGACACCTCGATCGAGCAGATCTGCAAGCAGGCATATGTCGGGACGAAGAGCTTCTACGAGGTGTTCACCGGCAAAGAGGACCTGTACCTGGCTCTGCTGGACCGGATCGTGATGGATGTGACCGGCCGGCTGACCGCCGCGCTGGACGCGCTGCGTGACGACGAGGACGGGACCGAGGCGGCACGGCGGCTGATCCGGCACTTCGCGGACGCGTTCGTGGACGACGTGCGTGTGGCGCGAGTGACGTTCGGCGAGGGCCGTGCCGTCACCCCGCTGGCGGAGGCGCACCGCCGGACCAACCGCCGGTGGGCGGCGTCCTTTGTCGAGACCGTCTGGCAACGCCTCGGCCTCCCGGCCGGCCCGCAGGCGCATGTGGTGGCCATGGGGCTGATAGGCGGTCTCTTCGACATCATCGCCGACTGGCTCCTGGACGGCGACACCGCGCGGCCCGACGACCGCGCGGACCTGCAGGCCGGACTCGACCGCTTCTACACCGTCATCAGCGCGGGCCTCACCACCTCCTCCTGA
- a CDS encoding glycoside hydrolase family 64 protein: MPAPWRGLASLTAALALAAGLMTAVGPATAEAAVPATIPLTIKNDSARGDQVYIYNLGTELSTGRQGWADANGTFHPWPAGGNPPTPAPDASITGPRSGQSLTIRMPKFSGRVYFSYGQKLVFKVTTGGLVQPAVQNPSDPNRNILFNWTEYTLNDAGLWINSTQVDMFSAPYSVGVKAPNGTVKTTGRLKSGGYNAVFNALRNQSGGWSGLIQTRSDGTVLRALSPGHGVGAGALPAGILNDYVNRVWSRYSSSTLTVTPFAHEPNTKYYGRVSGNVMNFTNSSGAVVTSFQKPDSDSIFGCYKHLDAPNDLVRGPISRTLCAGFNRSTLLNGTNHPDNNAANFYKDSVANHYSRAIHAQMVDGKAYGFAFDDVGAHESLVHDGNPQEALITLNGFS, translated from the coding sequence ATGCCCGCTCCATGGAGAGGCCTCGCTTCACTGACCGCCGCACTGGCCCTGGCCGCAGGTCTCATGACCGCCGTAGGCCCGGCCACCGCCGAGGCCGCGGTCCCCGCGACCATCCCACTGACCATCAAGAACGACTCCGCCCGCGGCGATCAGGTCTACATCTACAACCTGGGAACGGAGCTCTCGACGGGCCGGCAGGGCTGGGCCGACGCGAACGGCACGTTCCACCCCTGGCCGGCCGGCGGCAACCCGCCCACCCCCGCGCCGGACGCGTCGATCACCGGTCCGCGCAGTGGCCAGTCGCTGACGATCCGGATGCCGAAGTTCTCCGGCCGGGTCTACTTCTCGTACGGTCAGAAGCTCGTCTTCAAGGTCACCACCGGCGGTCTCGTCCAGCCGGCGGTCCAGAACCCCAGCGACCCGAACAGGAACATCCTGTTCAACTGGACCGAGTACACGCTCAACGACGCCGGCCTGTGGATCAACAGCACCCAGGTCGACATGTTCTCCGCCCCGTACTCCGTCGGGGTCAAAGCCCCCAACGGCACCGTCAAGACCACCGGCCGCCTCAAGAGCGGCGGCTACAACGCGGTCTTCAACGCCCTCAGGAACCAGTCCGGCGGCTGGTCCGGCCTCATCCAGACCAGGTCCGACGGAACGGTCCTGCGCGCTCTGTCCCCCGGCCACGGCGTCGGCGCGGGCGCTCTGCCGGCCGGCATACTGAACGACTACGTCAACCGGGTCTGGAGCCGCTACAGCAGCTCCACGCTGACGGTGACCCCGTTCGCGCACGAGCCGAACACCAAGTACTACGGCCGGGTCTCCGGCAACGTCATGAACTTCACCAACAGCTCGGGCGCGGTCGTGACGTCGTTCCAGAAGCCGGACTCGGACAGCATCTTCGGCTGCTACAAGCACCTGGACGCCCCGAACGATCTGGTACGGGGCCCGATCTCGCGTACCCTGTGCGCGGGCTTCAACCGCTCCACTCTGCTGAACGGTACGAACCACCCGGACAACAACGCGGCGAACTTCTACAAGGACTCCGTGGCCAACCACTACTCCCGCGCCATCCACGCGCAGATGGTGGACGGCAAGGCGTACGGCTTCGCCTTCGACGACGTGGGTGCCCACGAGTCGCTCGTCCACGACGGCAACCCGCAGGAGGCACTGATCACCCTCAACGGGTTCAGCTGA
- a CDS encoding ThuA domain-containing protein produces MNRRLTRLAGWAACGLLAAAALPATVSTASVPSQEAPVRASAAADPAYDVLVFSKTAGFRHDSIPAGITALRQLGAANNFTVTATEDAAVFTPANLTGYEAVVFLSTTGDVLNASQQTAFEGYIQSGGGYVGIHAAADTEYDWTWYGGLAGALFKSHPHIQPATVKVEDRAHDATAHLGPTWQRTDEWYDYRTNPRSSAHVLASLDESTYSGGTMGGDHPIAWCKEYQGGRAFYTGGGHTQESYAEPAFRRHLLGGIRWAAERTQADCRPETGYTTLFGTSGTTGWKQAGPGSFTNADATLTSQGGLGLFWYQAKEYTSYSLKLDWRLAGDDNSGVFVGFPASDDPWSAVDNGYEIQIDATDTPDRTTGAVYGFKSADLAARDAALNPPGEWNTYEIQVVGERLQLFLNGRKINDFTNTDPARSLQQGHIGLQNHGEGDNASFRNIRIKELGGTTGPREGAVTGIGGKCVDVANGSSADGTQIQLWTCNGSAAQKWTPGTDDTLRALGKCLDVSGAGTADGTKIQLYGCNGTGAQKWVPQPDGTLKNPSSGKCLDASGVSSADGTKLHLWTCHTGTNQKWNLPG; encoded by the coding sequence ATGAACCGAAGACTCACCCGTCTCGCCGGCTGGGCCGCCTGCGGCCTGCTCGCCGCCGCCGCTCTGCCCGCGACGGTCTCCACGGCCTCCGTGCCGAGCCAGGAGGCGCCCGTGCGCGCGTCGGCGGCGGCCGACCCCGCGTACGACGTCCTGGTCTTCTCCAAGACCGCCGGTTTCCGCCACGACTCCATCCCGGCGGGCATCACCGCCCTGCGCCAACTGGGCGCCGCCAACAACTTCACCGTCACCGCGACCGAGGACGCGGCCGTCTTCACCCCCGCGAACCTCACCGGCTACGAGGCGGTCGTCTTCCTCTCCACCACCGGCGACGTCCTCAACGCCTCCCAGCAGACGGCCTTCGAGGGGTACATACAGTCAGGCGGCGGCTACGTCGGCATCCACGCGGCGGCCGACACCGAGTACGACTGGACCTGGTACGGCGGCCTGGCCGGCGCCCTGTTCAAGTCCCACCCGCACATCCAGCCGGCCACGGTCAAGGTGGAGGACCGCGCCCACGACGCCACCGCGCACCTCGGCCCGACCTGGCAGCGGACCGACGAGTGGTACGACTACCGCACCAACCCGCGGAGCTCGGCCCACGTCCTGGCCTCCCTCGACGAGTCCACCTACAGCGGCGGCACCATGGGCGGGGACCATCCCATCGCCTGGTGCAAGGAGTACCAGGGCGGACGTGCCTTCTACACCGGCGGCGGCCACACCCAGGAGTCGTACGCCGAGCCCGCGTTCCGCCGGCACCTGCTGGGCGGCATCCGCTGGGCCGCGGAGAGGACGCAGGCCGACTGCCGCCCGGAGACCGGCTACACCACCCTGTTCGGCACCTCCGGAACCACGGGCTGGAAACAGGCCGGCCCGGGCTCCTTCACCAACGCCGACGCCACACTGACCTCCCAGGGCGGCCTGGGCCTGTTCTGGTACCAGGCGAAGGAGTACACCTCGTACTCCCTCAAACTCGACTGGCGCCTGGCAGGTGACGACAACTCCGGTGTCTTCGTGGGCTTCCCGGCCTCCGACGACCCGTGGTCCGCCGTCGACAACGGCTACGAGATCCAGATCGACGCCACGGACACCCCCGACCGCACCACCGGCGCCGTCTACGGCTTCAAGTCGGCCGACCTCGCCGCCCGGGACGCGGCCCTGAACCCACCGGGGGAGTGGAACACCTACGAGATCCAGGTCGTGGGCGAGCGCCTCCAGCTCTTCCTCAACGGCCGAAAGATCAACGACTTCACCAACACCGACCCCGCCCGCAGCCTCCAGCAGGGCCACATCGGCCTGCAGAACCACGGCGAAGGCGACAACGCGTCCTTCCGCAACATCCGCATCAAGGAACTCGGAGGCACGACCGGTCCCAGGGAGGGCGCTGTCACCGGCATCGGCGGCAAGTGCGTCGACGTGGCCAACGGATCTAGTGCGGACGGTACGCAGATCCAGCTGTGGACGTGCAACGGGTCGGCGGCCCAGAAGTGGACGCCGGGTACGGACGACACGCTGCGGGCGCTGGGCAAATGCCTGGACGTGAGCGGGGCCGGTACGGCGGACGGCACGAAGATCCAGCTGTACGGGTGCAACGGTACGGGCGCCCAGAAGTGGGTGCCGCAGCCTGACGGAACGTTGAAGAACCCGTCCTCCGGGAAGTGCCTGGACGCATCCGGGGTCTCCTCGGCGGACGGCACCAAGCTCCACCTGTGGACCTGCCACACCGGCACCAACCAGAAGTGGAATCTCCCCGGCTGA